From a single Lewinella sp. LCG006 genomic region:
- a CDS encoding heavy metal translocating P-type ATPase, with translation MQKVQLDLPIVLPDLLDEQDACIQLLLADLNDKKGIVEAHIKEQVPLQLCVHYEPALISLAKVEEIAHKSGTKITQRYQHLLIRVKKVRHQRHARQLEHKLTAIPGVMTAMISVPGTLRLEWDSEQIGEQELRQKVKQLGLRIAPATKPQYHPSPTPVQHHHEADDDHDHSGINFLGEHTELYLAIGSGIAWLSGFILSFLEGMPPGLLIGLFSVGILCGGYFTLLEAIGAIRQGKFEIDFLMLVAAAGAAALGKWGEAALLLFLFSLGHALEHYAMNRARKSISALADLAPPVALVRRDGKTVEVPIEDLEVGAIIVVKPNSKIAADGIIIKGFSSVNQAPITGESVPVDKRPIEHPENDIVLENVPAEHRAFAGTINGSSVLEIKVLRATHDSTLARLITLVKEAETQKSPTQLFADKFERYYVPVVLGVVVLLLFAFLVIDETFADSFYRAMAVLIAASPCALAISTPSAVLAGVARAARQGVLIKGGRPLEDLGNLTAVAFDKTGTLTEGRPRLTHALPYENAAREDLLVAAAAVEALSDHPLAKAIVEGVKKELGDREIPPAEQLEALIARGVKAQMNNETVHIGNRRLLEEITGAPVPQALDQQMKDLEDGGHTAMIIHRGDHYLGIIAVMDTARPEAKATLAALKKIGIRRMIMLTGDNQQVAEAVAAEIGITDPLGSLLPEDKVAAIERLKAEEGKVAMVGDGVNDAPAMAKSTVGIAMGAAGSDVALETADIALMADKLDNLPFAIALSRKAKQIIKQNLVISLGMVVVLVPLTVMGIAEIGPAVIAHEGSTLVVVLNALRLLGFNNK, from the coding sequence ATGCAAAAAGTTCAACTAGACCTTCCTATCGTACTTCCGGATTTGCTCGATGAGCAAGATGCCTGTATTCAACTGCTCCTTGCAGACCTCAATGATAAGAAGGGGATTGTTGAAGCACACATCAAGGAGCAGGTCCCCCTCCAATTATGCGTTCACTATGAACCAGCACTGATTTCGCTGGCGAAAGTTGAAGAGATCGCCCATAAAAGTGGCACCAAAATTACCCAACGGTACCAACACCTGTTGATCCGCGTAAAAAAAGTCCGCCATCAGCGTCATGCTCGTCAGTTAGAACACAAGTTAACAGCGATACCTGGTGTTATGACGGCGATGATTTCGGTACCAGGCACCCTCCGACTAGAATGGGATAGTGAGCAAATCGGAGAACAGGAATTGCGGCAAAAAGTAAAACAGTTGGGCTTGCGTATCGCCCCCGCAACTAAACCTCAATATCACCCCTCTCCAACGCCCGTCCAACATCACCATGAAGCGGATGATGATCATGATCATTCGGGCATCAATTTCCTGGGAGAGCATACGGAACTATATCTGGCCATCGGTAGTGGCATCGCCTGGCTATCGGGTTTTATCTTGTCATTTCTGGAGGGTATGCCCCCTGGCTTGTTGATTGGGCTTTTTAGTGTAGGTATCCTATGTGGTGGTTACTTCACGCTCCTCGAAGCCATTGGAGCTATCCGTCAGGGGAAGTTTGAAATTGACTTTTTAATGCTCGTAGCTGCTGCCGGAGCCGCAGCCTTAGGCAAATGGGGAGAAGCAGCGCTGCTCTTATTTCTGTTTAGTTTAGGGCATGCTTTGGAACATTATGCTATGAACCGGGCCCGAAAATCTATTTCTGCTCTCGCAGATTTGGCTCCTCCTGTCGCACTTGTCCGACGAGATGGAAAAACGGTAGAGGTTCCGATTGAGGACCTCGAAGTAGGAGCTATCATTGTGGTAAAACCCAATAGCAAAATTGCCGCAGATGGCATCATCATCAAGGGCTTCAGTAGTGTCAACCAAGCTCCCATTACGGGTGAAAGTGTTCCCGTCGACAAACGCCCCATTGAGCATCCTGAAAATGATATTGTTTTGGAAAACGTCCCGGCGGAACATCGGGCATTTGCGGGTACGATCAATGGTAGTTCTGTTTTGGAAATTAAAGTTTTGCGAGCTACGCACGACAGTACATTGGCGCGTTTGATCACCTTGGTGAAAGAAGCCGAAACACAGAAATCACCAACCCAATTGTTTGCTGATAAATTTGAGCGTTATTATGTGCCCGTTGTATTAGGGGTAGTAGTTTTGCTGCTCTTTGCTTTCTTAGTCATTGACGAGACTTTCGCCGATAGCTTTTACCGTGCCATGGCGGTACTTATCGCAGCTTCGCCTTGTGCGCTGGCCATCTCTACACCTAGTGCGGTACTGGCGGGAGTTGCACGCGCAGCACGCCAGGGCGTCCTCATCAAAGGCGGGCGACCACTCGAAGATTTGGGCAACCTCACCGCCGTTGCGTTTGACAAAACGGGGACACTTACCGAAGGAAGGCCCCGACTTACCCATGCTCTTCCTTACGAAAACGCCGCACGAGAAGACCTTTTGGTTGCTGCTGCCGCAGTAGAGGCGCTGAGTGACCACCCTTTGGCCAAAGCCATCGTCGAGGGTGTAAAAAAGGAGCTAGGGGACAGAGAAATTCCACCAGCAGAACAACTGGAAGCACTCATCGCCCGCGGCGTAAAAGCCCAGATGAACAACGAAACCGTCCACATTGGCAATCGTCGCTTGTTGGAGGAAATCACCGGCGCACCTGTACCCCAAGCGCTCGACCAACAAATGAAGGACTTAGAAGATGGTGGTCACACGGCGATGATCATCCATCGTGGCGACCATTACCTGGGCATCATCGCCGTTATGGATACTGCTCGCCCAGAAGCAAAAGCGACATTGGCCGCATTGAAAAAAATCGGCATCCGCCGGATGATCATGCTCACGGGCGACAACCAACAGGTGGCCGAGGCAGTAGCGGCAGAGATCGGCATCACCGATCCGCTGGGCAGCCTGCTTCCCGAAGACAAAGTAGCCGCTATCGAACGTTTGAAAGCTGAAGAAGGTAAAGTGGCCATGGTGGGTGATGGGGTCAACGACGCCCCCGCCATGGCAAAAAGTACGGTAGGCATTGCCATGGGTGCCGCCGGATCAGACGTCGCCCTGGAGACGGCCGATATCGCCCTGATGGCGGATAAGCTGGATAACCTCCCCTTTGCCATCGCCCTCAGCCGCAAGGCCAAACAAATTATCAAGCAAAACCTCGTCATCAGCCTGGGGATGGTGGTCGTCCTGGTCCCCTTGACCGTCATGGGGATCGCAGAAATTGGCCCCGCCGTCATTGCACACGAAGGATCGACGCTGGTGGTGGTACTCAATGCGTTGCGGCTTTTAGGGTTTAATAACAAATAG
- a CDS encoding aconitate hydratase yields MPFDLDMIAAYYKSLPAKVEAARKMLGRPMTLAEKILYTHLHEESPLQEYKKGKDYVFFAPDRVAMQDATAQMALLQFMVAGRDKVAVPSTVHCDHLIQAKVGADEDLAIANDVNAEVYDFLTSVSNKYGIGFWKPGAGIIHQIVLENYAFPGGMMIGTDSHTPNGAGLGMIAIGVGGADAVDVMAGMPWELKMPKLIGIKLTGKLSGWTSSKDVILKVAGILTVKGGTGAIVEYFGEGAESLSCTGKGTIGNMGAEIGATTSTFGYDESMSRYLRATDRAEIADMADKVAEHLTGDAECYAHPEKYFDQVIEIDLSTLEPHINGPYTPDRAWPISEFAAAVKEHDFPPVLEVGLIGSCTNSSYEDLDRAASLARQAKAKNLKVKSEFTVTPGSEQIRYTVERDGILEAFEEIGGVVLANACGPCIGQWARHTDDPNRANSIITSFNRNFAKRNDGNAATRAFVASPELVTAMAISGSMTFNPLTDTLTNENGEQVKLDPPTGVELPPKGFAVEDAGFIAPMEDGSGVNVSVDPNSDRIQLLTPFKPITQNQVQDMRVLIKAKGKCTTDHISMAGPWLTYRGHLENISQNCYIGAINYFNDQANKVLNAETGEYGPVPDTALYYRNNGIGSVIFGEENLGEGSSREHAAMEPRFLGVHAVIVKSFARIHETNLKKQGMLALTFVNPADYEKVRQDDKVSIIDFDSMAPGKNLTVVLDHADGTQDRFEVAHTYNQAQIGWVKAGSALNQIKEELAK; encoded by the coding sequence ATGCCATTTGATTTGGATATGATTGCGGCTTATTATAAGTCGCTACCGGCTAAGGTTGAAGCGGCCCGCAAGATGCTGGGACGCCCCATGACGCTGGCTGAAAAAATTCTGTATACTCACCTTCACGAAGAATCTCCTCTCCAGGAATACAAGAAAGGAAAAGACTACGTTTTCTTCGCCCCGGACCGGGTAGCTATGCAAGATGCTACTGCCCAGATGGCCCTGCTACAATTTATGGTAGCTGGTCGTGACAAAGTGGCTGTACCTTCTACCGTACACTGTGATCACCTTATTCAAGCCAAAGTTGGTGCCGATGAGGATTTGGCTATCGCCAACGATGTGAATGCGGAAGTGTACGATTTCCTTACCTCCGTGTCCAACAAATACGGTATTGGATTTTGGAAACCCGGCGCTGGTATCATTCACCAGATTGTCCTTGAAAACTATGCTTTCCCTGGAGGAATGATGATTGGTACCGACTCGCACACGCCTAATGGTGCGGGCCTTGGTATGATTGCCATTGGTGTAGGTGGTGCTGATGCTGTTGATGTAATGGCAGGTATGCCTTGGGAGCTTAAGATGCCTAAGCTGATTGGTATCAAACTGACGGGCAAACTTAGCGGTTGGACTTCCTCTAAAGATGTTATCCTCAAAGTTGCGGGTATCCTTACCGTAAAAGGTGGAACTGGCGCAATTGTAGAATACTTTGGTGAGGGTGCCGAATCACTTTCTTGTACGGGTAAAGGCACCATTGGTAACATGGGTGCCGAGATCGGTGCTACGACCTCTACCTTTGGCTACGACGAATCCATGAGCCGCTACCTTCGAGCAACTGATCGCGCCGAGATTGCAGACATGGCAGACAAAGTAGCCGAGCACCTGACGGGCGATGCCGAATGCTACGCTCATCCAGAAAAATACTTCGACCAGGTCATTGAGATTGACCTTTCTACTTTGGAGCCTCATATCAATGGTCCTTACACCCCTGATCGTGCGTGGCCAATTTCTGAATTTGCGGCTGCGGTTAAGGAACACGACTTCCCTCCTGTACTGGAAGTAGGTTTGATTGGTTCTTGTACCAACTCCAGCTACGAAGATTTGGACCGTGCAGCTAGTTTGGCACGTCAGGCGAAAGCCAAAAATCTGAAAGTAAAATCGGAATTCACCGTTACCCCTGGTTCGGAGCAAATTCGTTATACGGTTGAGCGCGATGGTATCCTGGAAGCGTTCGAAGAAATTGGTGGTGTAGTACTCGCTAACGCTTGTGGTCCTTGTATCGGACAATGGGCACGCCATACGGATGATCCTAACCGGGCCAACAGTATCATTACCAGCTTCAACCGTAACTTTGCCAAGCGTAACGACGGCAACGCCGCTACCCGCGCTTTCGTAGCTTCACCGGAACTGGTAACCGCTATGGCGATTTCTGGCAGTATGACCTTCAACCCACTTACCGATACCCTCACCAACGAAAACGGTGAGCAGGTGAAACTCGATCCTCCAACGGGTGTTGAGCTGCCTCCTAAAGGTTTCGCGGTGGAAGATGCTGGGTTTATTGCGCCGATGGAAGATGGAAGTGGCGTAAATGTATCTGTAGATCCTAACTCTGACCGGATTCAATTGTTGACGCCATTTAAGCCGATCACCCAAAATCAGGTACAAGATATGCGTGTCCTGATCAAAGCGAAAGGCAAATGTACCACTGACCACATCTCTATGGCTGGCCCATGGTTGACTTACCGTGGTCACCTGGAAAATATTTCTCAGAACTGTTACATTGGTGCGATCAACTACTTCAACGACCAGGCCAACAAGGTGCTGAATGCTGAAACAGGCGAGTACGGCCCTGTTCCTGACACAGCGCTCTACTACCGTAACAACGGTATTGGAAGTGTAATCTTCGGTGAAGAAAACCTCGGTGAAGGTTCTTCCCGCGAGCACGCAGCCATGGAACCTCGCTTCCTCGGTGTTCACGCAGTGATTGTAAAATCATTTGCTCGTATTCACGAAACCAACCTTAAGAAGCAGGGAATGTTGGCTTTGACCTTCGTTAATCCAGCGGATTACGAAAAGGTACGCCAGGATGATAAAGTTTCCATCATTGACTTTGACAGCATGGCTCCAGGTAAAAACCTGACCGTAGTGCTTGATCACGCTGATGGCACCCAAGATCGTTTTGAAGTAGCTCATACCTATAACCAAGCTCAAATTGGTTGGGTAAAAGCAGGTTCTGCATTGAATCAGATCAAGGAGGAATTGGCTAAGTAG
- a CDS encoding ATP-binding protein, with protein sequence MKELDAKLLATLPDTERLKVEAYIATLKGKIDYQAEKLEELKTSEVLYREFIELAPVGICRVDLQGHVVYTTAASDQIMGFERNAYINKPLIDLVYSEDKLHFEKLVERLVTEKKQIVHGEFRWVRNDGTVIWLKGSGQLKLDEENRPLYFILSYLDITKNRETERLLREQGALYQAIIKNAAEGIDIIDVSEFHPITNPRGTVLIRNKRMSTLFQSETDLFGTAEEILRITPEVQPNGEPSLVLWERIIKRLYKMRASQEVFRFWHSEELYFDIEAFEQVLEIDGRKLLLRIYHDITERVKQENLIEEQLEQLNTQNKDLQTYIESNMQLENFAYIASHDLRAPIRNIVSFSNLLERRLVDRLDEKEQEFLQFIINSAVNMQALIEDLLTFSRANTNKRQLSLIPFPLLIDELEQELQPIIENKKAVVVWPEESFSIYADRIKLKQLLQNLIENGLKFCLPEQQPEVVLTVTNSPEEWQFSVKDNGIGIEEEFLSNIFLIFKRLHSQKEYEGTGIGLALCKKLVEQHEGRIWVHSTPGKGSTFYFTVPKGLAD encoded by the coding sequence ATGAAAGAATTGGATGCCAAATTGTTAGCAACCTTGCCGGACACGGAACGCCTGAAGGTAGAAGCTTATATTGCTACTCTGAAAGGAAAAATTGATTACCAAGCAGAAAAGCTGGAGGAGTTAAAAACTTCTGAAGTCCTTTACCGGGAATTTATTGAATTAGCCCCTGTTGGAATCTGTCGGGTAGACTTACAAGGACATGTTGTTTATACGACGGCTGCTTCTGATCAAATAATGGGTTTTGAGCGCAATGCTTATATCAATAAACCTTTGATTGACCTTGTTTATTCCGAGGATAAATTGCATTTCGAAAAGTTAGTAGAGCGACTGGTCACGGAAAAAAAACAAATTGTCCACGGCGAATTTCGTTGGGTTCGTAATGACGGCACCGTCATCTGGTTGAAAGGATCTGGCCAACTCAAATTGGATGAAGAAAATAGGCCGCTTTATTTTATCTTATCCTATCTCGATATTACAAAAAACAGAGAGACTGAACGCTTACTACGAGAACAAGGCGCACTTTATCAGGCTATTATAAAAAATGCAGCGGAAGGGATAGACATCATTGATGTGTCTGAATTTCACCCCATCACCAACCCGCGTGGCACAGTCTTGATTCGCAACAAAAGAATGTCAACGCTTTTTCAGAGTGAAACGGATCTATTTGGTACCGCAGAAGAAATTCTCAGAATCACCCCCGAGGTTCAACCCAATGGTGAGCCATCGCTGGTCTTGTGGGAACGCATCATCAAGCGGCTTTATAAAATGCGGGCGAGCCAGGAAGTCTTTCGCTTCTGGCACAGCGAAGAATTGTATTTTGATATAGAAGCTTTTGAGCAAGTGCTAGAAATCGATGGCCGTAAATTACTGCTGCGGATTTACCACGATATTACGGAAAGGGTGAAACAGGAAAACCTTATCGAAGAACAGCTCGAACAGCTCAATACCCAAAACAAGGACTTGCAAACCTACATTGAGAGCAATATGCAATTGGAAAATTTTGCCTATATCGCTTCTCATGATCTAAGGGCACCCATTCGGAACATTGTCAGCTTTTCAAATCTCCTCGAGCGCAGACTTGTCGATCGACTGGATGAAAAGGAGCAAGAGTTTTTACAATTTATCATTAACAGTGCGGTCAATATGCAGGCCCTCATTGAGGATTTGTTGACCTTCTCTCGCGCAAACACCAATAAACGACAACTTAGCCTGATTCCTTTTCCATTGCTCATTGATGAATTGGAGCAAGAGCTACAACCCATCATCGAAAATAAAAAGGCGGTGGTCGTATGGCCGGAAGAATCATTCAGTATTTATGCTGATCGGATAAAGTTGAAACAATTGCTCCAAAATCTCATTGAAAATGGACTGAAATTTTGTCTCCCAGAGCAACAGCCAGAAGTTGTGCTTACCGTTACCAATTCACCAGAGGAATGGCAGTTTTCGGTAAAAGATAATGGTATTGGAATTGAAGAAGAATTTCTCAGTAACATCTTTCTGATCTTCAAACGACTCCATAGCCAAAAGGAATACGAAGGTACCGGCATTGGCCTGGCCCTTTGCAAAAAGTTGGTAGAGCAACATGAAGGTCGCATCTGGGTCCATTCCACTCCGGGGAAGGGAAGCACCTTTTATTTTACCGTCCCCAAAGGTTTGGCTGATTGA
- a CDS encoding amidohydrolase family protein, giving the protein MLLFGAFQTVNAQTKALVGGTLIDGFGGKPIHNSVIIIKNDRIVAVGHQGNLSVPAGAEVISTEGMSVLPGLWDMHVHLMINGHADYAHWDTAYLDRLGDVIMPSSAHQLLRAGVTSARDLGAPLKESIEVRDRINKGEIPGPTLYMSGPFIQHQPYPGTEAFRWGISGVTDARSKVRELAEAGVDCIKLIDQDQMTMEEVKAVVDEAHKHGLTVVAHSHRPEEIRRGLLAGVDCFEHTGLSSAPEYPADVMEMIKERTAQMNLGPLFWTPTVEGLYNYEYKRDNPEELDSDCWHLGLPDDIIADIEQSIRYPGRLPYFQLTPSRRPTLERKVKQLLDAGVVLLVGTDSGIPTKFHCQSTWHELDVWVNEFGIDPMYAIKGATYWPAKVMGVEQDYGTISEGKYADIIAVKGDVLRYINILADVDMVIKHGKRIK; this is encoded by the coding sequence ATGCTCCTTTTTGGCGCATTTCAAACAGTAAATGCCCAAACCAAAGCCCTCGTAGGAGGCACCCTGATTGACGGCTTTGGCGGCAAGCCCATTCACAACAGTGTTATTATCATAAAAAATGATCGCATTGTCGCAGTTGGGCACCAGGGCAACCTATCGGTTCCCGCAGGAGCTGAAGTGATCTCCACCGAAGGGATGAGTGTGCTCCCTGGCTTGTGGGATATGCATGTACACCTGATGATCAATGGTCACGCCGACTACGCCCACTGGGATACGGCTTACCTCGATCGCTTGGGCGATGTGATTATGCCTTCTTCTGCCCATCAACTCCTCCGTGCGGGAGTAACCAGTGCCCGTGATTTGGGTGCCCCACTGAAAGAAAGTATTGAGGTCCGGGATCGCATCAACAAAGGAGAAATTCCAGGGCCAACGCTGTACATGAGTGGCCCCTTTATCCAGCATCAGCCCTATCCCGGCACCGAAGCTTTCCGCTGGGGGATTAGTGGCGTAACCGACGCACGCAGCAAAGTCCGTGAACTCGCTGAAGCAGGTGTGGATTGCATCAAGCTCATCGACCAGGATCAAATGACGATGGAGGAAGTCAAAGCAGTGGTGGACGAAGCCCACAAACACGGACTGACCGTGGTAGCCCACAGCCACCGACCCGAAGAAATCCGTAGAGGATTATTAGCGGGAGTCGATTGTTTTGAGCATACGGGCCTTTCTTCGGCCCCTGAATACCCTGCCGACGTGATGGAAATGATCAAAGAACGCACCGCGCAGATGAACCTGGGCCCGCTCTTTTGGACACCTACGGTGGAGGGACTTTACAACTATGAATACAAACGCGACAACCCGGAAGAGCTGGACAGCGACTGCTGGCACTTAGGTTTGCCGGATGACATTATCGCCGATATCGAACAATCCATTCGCTACCCTGGTCGCTTGCCCTACTTCCAATTGACACCTTCGCGACGGCCAACGCTGGAAAGAAAAGTGAAGCAATTATTAGATGCAGGCGTGGTGTTGCTGGTGGGCACAGACAGTGGTATTCCTACCAAATTCCATTGCCAAAGTACCTGGCACGAGCTAGATGTCTGGGTCAATGAATTTGGCATTGACCCGATGTACGCCATTAAAGGAGCTACTTACTGGCCCGCAAAAGTGATGGGTGTGGAGCAGGATTATGGAACCATCTCAGAAGGGAAATATGCTGACATCATCGCAGTGAAAGGCGATGTATTGCGCTATATCAACATCTTAGCAGATGTCGATATGGTGATCAAGCACGGAAAAAGAATCAAGTAA
- a CDS encoding 4-alpha-glucanotransferase, which translates to MLIQFSINYQTKWGQQVFVRTNQTSQPSIALEYQQDGWWKGTWETNKLPADFAYRYQVLDGHGHTDEELAIDRTINIGKVQNLLLEDSWRSRELPSVALHASAFEQVIFKPAELRKAPSCSPVVGKVKVQFQMLQVRVPAHLQLAIVGNTKALGNWQPTDALLLGSMDYPLWQAAVTLSPGQHLEYKYVLLDPKSKEVVSWEAGPNRVYNVPYGPEAIVKTDSSFSFAEGNWKGAGVAMPVFSLRTNESFGCGEFTDLHKLVDWAKQLGMSMVQILPVNDTIATYTWVDSYPYAAISVFALHPLYLSIDDLEHTLNKADVERERKALNALPEVDYEAVVKFKLDYARKVYKKAKTAFLKSEAFATFFTENKHWLQDYAAFCYLRDKYRTPNFTAWESHQVYDQTAIAALTDPKSKTYDEVAFHYYLQFHLDKQLKGAGDYARSKGVVLKGDIPIGIYRHSADAWVAPELYNMNGQAGAPPDDFATEGQNWGFPTYDWEEMAKTDYKWWRQRFTQLSRYFDAFRIDHILGFFRIWETPIDQIEGIMGRFNPALPVQLDEFYQRGIYFDFDRFCLPYITIELVREIFGEDAAYVQDNFLEVFHNRLKLKDNYATQRQIKAALSPADQHLEKRLFSLVSNVLFFEVEGSHGSQFHPRIDMQKTWSFRLLDGYTQGQLTDVYNDYFYRRQEDFWREKGMTKLPAMKEATNMLICGEDLGMVPNCVPEVMKDLGILSLEIQRMAKNPQTEFLSAADIPYWSVCSPSTHDMSPIRLWWEEETPERRQRFCNRELGWWGEGPETCTPDLAQAIILQHLSWPTMWTVFPLQDMLAIDGDLRHPDPAAERINIPAITQHYWRYRMHLSMEDLLAADDYNNHFREMLEETGRA; encoded by the coding sequence ATGCTGATCCAATTCTCTATCAATTACCAAACCAAATGGGGGCAACAGGTATTTGTCCGCACAAATCAAACTAGTCAACCCTCCATTGCCCTGGAATACCAGCAAGACGGTTGGTGGAAAGGTACCTGGGAAACGAATAAGCTGCCTGCTGATTTTGCTTATCGTTATCAAGTGCTTGATGGCCATGGCCATACGGATGAAGAATTGGCCATTGACCGGACGATCAACATAGGAAAAGTGCAAAACTTATTGCTCGAAGATAGCTGGCGCTCCCGCGAACTCCCTTCCGTAGCGCTCCATGCATCGGCCTTTGAGCAAGTGATTTTTAAGCCAGCAGAACTTCGCAAAGCTCCCTCTTGTAGCCCGGTAGTGGGGAAGGTGAAAGTTCAGTTTCAGATGTTGCAAGTGCGGGTGCCTGCTCATCTGCAATTGGCCATTGTAGGTAATACCAAGGCCCTGGGCAACTGGCAACCCACTGACGCTTTGCTGCTAGGGAGTATGGATTATCCATTATGGCAGGCAGCGGTGACGTTGTCTCCTGGCCAGCATCTGGAATACAAATATGTCCTTCTTGATCCCAAGAGCAAAGAAGTTGTTTCCTGGGAAGCAGGCCCAAATCGCGTATACAATGTGCCTTATGGCCCGGAAGCAATTGTCAAAACAGACAGCAGCTTTTCCTTTGCGGAAGGCAATTGGAAGGGCGCAGGCGTGGCCATGCCCGTTTTTTCTTTGCGTACCAACGAAAGTTTTGGTTGTGGTGAATTTACGGATTTGCACAAACTGGTCGACTGGGCAAAGCAACTGGGCATGAGTATGGTGCAAATTTTGCCCGTCAACGATACCATTGCTACTTATACCTGGGTAGATTCCTACCCTTACGCAGCCATCTCCGTTTTTGCGCTCCACCCGCTGTATTTGAGTATCGATGATTTAGAACATACGCTCAACAAAGCTGATGTGGAAAGGGAACGTAAGGCACTGAATGCTTTACCCGAAGTGGATTATGAGGCGGTGGTCAAGTTTAAACTGGATTATGCGCGAAAGGTGTACAAGAAGGCGAAAACAGCCTTCTTGAAAAGTGAAGCGTTCGCTACTTTCTTTACAGAAAACAAGCATTGGTTGCAGGACTACGCCGCTTTCTGCTACCTGCGTGACAAATACCGTACGCCCAATTTTACAGCATGGGAAAGCCATCAGGTCTATGATCAGACAGCGATTGCTGCACTTACAGACCCAAAGAGCAAAACCTATGATGAGGTGGCTTTTCATTACTACCTTCAGTTTCATCTCGATAAGCAACTGAAAGGAGCTGGCGACTATGCGCGCAGCAAGGGTGTGGTTTTGAAAGGAGACATCCCCATTGGCATCTATCGCCATAGTGCAGATGCCTGGGTTGCCCCTGAATTGTACAACATGAATGGCCAAGCTGGTGCACCCCCGGATGATTTCGCTACGGAGGGGCAAAACTGGGGCTTTCCTACCTACGATTGGGAGGAAATGGCCAAAACCGATTATAAGTGGTGGCGGCAGCGTTTTACACAGTTGAGCCGCTATTTCGATGCTTTTAGGATCGATCACATCCTTGGCTTCTTCCGTATTTGGGAAACGCCCATCGATCAGATCGAAGGCATTATGGGACGCTTCAATCCGGCACTGCCGGTACAGTTGGACGAATTTTACCAAAGAGGGATCTATTTTGATTTCGACCGTTTTTGCCTTCCTTATATTACCATAGAATTGGTTCGTGAAATCTTTGGGGAAGATGCTGCTTACGTACAGGATAACTTTTTGGAAGTCTTCCACAATCGTCTCAAATTAAAAGATAACTACGCTACCCAACGCCAAATCAAGGCCGCTCTATCGCCAGCAGATCAACACCTGGAGAAGCGGTTGTTTTCTTTGGTGAGCAATGTTCTTTTCTTTGAGGTGGAAGGTTCCCATGGTAGTCAGTTTCATCCACGCATTGATATGCAAAAGACCTGGTCGTTTCGGTTGCTCGACGGCTACACCCAGGGGCAGCTTACAGATGTTTACAATGACTACTTCTACCGTAGACAAGAGGATTTTTGGCGGGAAAAAGGCATGACCAAGCTCCCCGCGATGAAAGAAGCGACCAATATGTTGATCTGTGGCGAAGATCTTGGCATGGTGCCTAATTGTGTGCCTGAGGTCATGAAAGACTTAGGCATTCTTTCCCTGGAAATACAGCGCATGGCCAAAAATCCTCAAACCGAGTTTTTGTCGGCTGCTGATATTCCTTATTGGTCGGTATGCAGCCCTAGCACCCACGATATGTCGCCCATCAGGCTCTGGTGGGAAGAAGAGACACCTGAGCGCCGCCAGCGATTTTGCAACCGCGAACTGGGCTGGTGGGGTGAAGGGCCGGAAACGTGTACGCCTGATTTGGCCCAAGCCATTATCCTTCAACACCTCAGTTGGCCGACCATGTGGACGGTCTTCCCGCTTCAGGATATGCTTGCCATCGACGGAGATCTTCGCCACCCCGATCCGGCTGCTGAGCGCATCAATATTCCAGCTATTACCCAGCATTACTGGCGGTATCGGATGCATTTGTCAATGGAGGATTTGCTGGCAGCGGATGACTACAATAACCACTTCCGGGAGATGCTGGAAGAGACCGGAAGGGCTTAG